The region GGATATTAATGTCATTAAAGAAATCTTGCTCTAATATTAGCACTGACCACTGCCTCCTGCAACGCTTAAACACAAGTTGATTTAGGAACACTCTACTCAAATTTTGTATTAAGATTTAGAGATAGTAATTTTCTAACTAAAAGAAGTTTTACTCTGATATGTAACAAGGAATTCTGAGCTCAAGTTTCACCAATTTTCATCTCTGAACAAACACTTACTGCTGTTAAAactattaatttgttttctcaaagTTTGTGGAGATTTAAAACTACTATAAAATTACTTCATGAAAAATGGTACTTCTATTGTTCTtaggaaacatttaaaactttaacaaaaaggaaaatccttAACGTTCTGATAAAGTTTTCATCAGAAATTGCTTTTGTTAAGATTAGATGTTTGAAGCCCAAACTTGGATAAAAATATCCCCCAATGTTAAAATTTAGATGTTGGAGTAGCTTTCGTTCTCTTAAAAGACAGATTCAGACGCTTTGCTTTTTCCAAAGTCATGCATTTATGCAGATACTGAAAGCTGGCATGAGTTTCAAAATTGGTTGAGAATTGATTGGAGTCCATTGAAGGCTATTAAGTACAGCAATTCCCCTTTTATTTAGAAAGTCCTTGAGCTAGGTTCTGCAGAAATATTCTGTGGAAATATTACCACatgctgaaaaaatacagtattttcccTGAAGTATTGCTCCAGCTCCCGGGGTTGGAGATGCTATATTGGCCTAGCTAGGCTTCTCTAACAGATAGCTGTTCTTGTGAACAGTAAGGATGGTGGCGTACTTTGCCAGTTCTTTGAATATGGTGTGTTTTACAATCCTTTTCAAGCAATGGAGAAGCGCTGGAGTATTGAAACCTAAGATGCTCACTTGATTTCTAtctttaacaacaacaaaatccatACATGCACCCCAAACCAACTCTCTTTTTGGGACAACATTTCCCTCTTTGTATAatgtaatgtatttttgttgtaaGTGAAGTCTTAAGCAAGAAAGTCAACAGCATCTTGGGCTGTATTAGGAAGAGCATcaccagcaggtcaagggaggcgATCCCTGCCCTCTACTCGGCGCTGGTGAgacacatctggagtgctgtgtccagttctcgGCTCCCCAGTACAGAAGAGACACGGGCATGCTGGAGCGAGTCCAATGAAGAGCTGTGAAGACGATTAAAGAACTGGAGAATCTGTCAAATGATCAGAGGCTGAGCAAGTGAGGATTATTTAGCctggaaggctcagaggaggATTTTATCAAagtgtataaatacctgatgggaagGTGCAAGGAAGATAGAGCCAGACTCTTCCCGGTGGTACCcagtaacaggaaaaacagcaatgggcacaaactgaaatacagaaaattccatTTGCACTTGAGAACAAAAAATTAGGCTTGCATATCTTGTTAATATAAAGTACGACTGCACTTTATATTTCAGTGCTACATACCTGAGATAGCTGAGgtgtaaaaaaaataacccagaAACCTTAACACAGCACTTTCAATCTAGTTTATTTTActggaaagtaaaataaaaatgaaatatggtTAAATTGCTTCTGATAGCCAAGCTAGTTTTTTGGGGAGCTACATAAGTTTGTCTCTAACCATACTGTTCTTCAGTATAAACAAGTCTGCTatacaatacaaaaaaagaaaaaaaaagaaagaaaattatttttttttccagtaatttctACCAATCCAGATGTACTGGTAGCATTGGGAAAAGAAGAGGTAAgtctctccttctttttttaaagtggaaaaaaagtatatacaaTTCCTGTATTTTCCTATTACTTCTCCTGTAATGGGCTACTGCTAAGATACTCTGCTTGCTTCTTTAAGCATTGtagttttttaatgtttttcttctcctgaattGTGTTATAATTACTAAAGTTTCCTAGTTttaatgaatgatttttttaagcagtttttctATATTGCATTTCATACTTAATATAAAATAACGTAACATTATATGTTGCACAGAAGAGTCAATATTCTTAGACCTTAGATTTCTGTGGGAATagtctgcaaatattttgttgagCTCCTATAGACAGGGAGGAAAGGGCAAATCAAGAATGTATTAGCAATAGCATTACTTTATATTGGTTGAACATTGATATGAAACAGTAgctgagaatatttttatgGCTATGGTATTGACATAGTCATAAATAGGCCAATAAATGAAGATACATTAAGATTATGAACTATTTAAAATAGTCTTGCTTCACTtacctttttaattttcttcctagCAACTTTCCTCCCTCTAGTGTCATTTACGTCAGGGAACTCAATAGTTATTAAAAGCCACTGTTAACAAGGTGATTGGTTACATACTTTCATCCGAGTGTGTTGCCATGGCATGTTTTGTCTGCTATCCCATTTTGTGACTTAATTTGTTGAGGATTCCaatattttttaagatgtaTAAAACACACTtgcttctgtaaaatattttcagaatttttatttgtttgagcaaaatacaaagcagtTCTTGTAACTTgcataaaagacaaaatattccAAAGGACTCCAAATTATAGCAGTATCCCTAACTCATTAAAGAGACATAACCTATTAGGATGAAAGACCCAGCCCAGTGAGGTGTGCTTTCCCTATGGACAACTTTTGGCTGCAATAGTCTCTATTTCTCCCTCTTTACTCTCAGAGTATGTTCATACTAAAGTCACTTAGTTCATGAATGCAATCAGCTTAATTCAAGAATCAAtctttccttgcagcatctTTGTTTTGGAgtgccttttttgtttgtttgtttgtgccAAAGATTTTTCCTCCTCAGTGGTTCATTAGATTAGGTGAGCAGCAGTTCATGTGAATGCTCTGTAATCTGCTTCAGTAAAATGGGCTAGGTTGTTTTAAGGAGCCTCAGTAAGACATTAATGAGCAACTGGGGACAATAacgtatatattttaaattagactGTTACTCTATAGCAGTATTCTTTTAGGAAATTACAGATAACTTTGGCtctttttaaatctgctttCATATATCAGATACAGGTATAGTCTTACATAGAATGAACACTAGCAACTTAGCTATCTGTAAACTATAGGttcgtttttcttttttttatagttgCAGAAAGTAAAGAATGATCTTGAAATGGTGCTGTCAACAGTTCagtcaaagaacaaaaaactgAGAGAAGATCTGAAAAGGTAATACAATAACTAGAATTTATAAATACTTTGAACTTTTTTTACAAAGTATTGTTTTACTTGTCCAGGAAAACTATCTGttctattttctactttttgtatttcaaagagaaCAACAGTGGCATGAGGAACAGCAGCAGATAGTAGATGCTCTTAATGGAATtgaagaagagatgaaaaatcaAGTTgtacagttttctgaaaaaaggtATTCATATGCAGTTGAGTTTTTCCTATTGAAGAATTTAAATGTTAACAGGAGAAAATGAGTAGtcaaaatcttaaaaatgtactactcttttgtaaaataaataacttaGTAATGCATATttgaaacatacagaaaatgttgCTACAATCTGCTTATAGTCTGTGATTCAAGatgttgattttaaaacaatagaaaatatggatttttttttaactgtgaaattttcttaaattatttttttggaTTTGATCTTACATTGGATACTAGAACGTttcaagaactgaaaaataaaatgctgaaactAAGGACATATAAGGAAGAACTCTTGAATGCTTTGGGTGAGTTCCTAGAAGAGCATTTTCCCCTTCCAGAAGAAGATGGAagtgctaaaaaaaagaaaaaagtaagatttttctttaaaatatatatctatgttgagagagaaaaagtgtgtgtgtgtatatgtgtgtgtgtatgtgtatatatatatatatatatatatatatatatatatatatatacacacatatattaaaaattggAATATTCACTTTAATTAGatataatacttttttaaaatcactggcATAGAAACTagttatattttgaaataaaagtacTTCTTATAGCTGATCCTTTGTGTTTAattgatatttttcaaatttgtttatattattttagACTATCCTCAGCTgggcattttcctttttaatgcaCATATCCTTTAGCCAACAAGATGCACAGCAATGTATTGTATTTCTTACTGGACTGCAAGTTGTGCCAAATTTAGAAATGCTGAGCAGTTTACTCCAAATTGTTCcacgttttttttttactggagtAGTCAAGTGGATTCATATTTTCCTTGGCAAAGCAAATTTTAATTGTCTAACAATATTTTTGGAACAATAATAAGGACAAGTGTTTATAATTAGAGTGTAGTTTAGAATGTTAACCATCAGTTTCCTGTTCAGGCAAACTAGGCCAGAAATTATCTTAAAACTTTAGGGAAAATAGGCAGCCAGGGAGTATTTTGCATAATAAATTCAAAgtctgcagtaaaaataaacctttcacCATTACTATTTATAAGAATAGTtgcaaaaatgctgcagaaaagatgGGATTTGATTTGGCTTTCAGACACACTTAAGAGCACAGGACTAAAAGGATGTCTTGAATCCAGTTCCCTGTTATTGCCAACAACCACAAAATTTCTTTAATACTCTGACTGAGCTCCacttaaaaactattttttgttgttactaCTGTTCCTGTTGGAGTTCTAGGGCCTCAGTACTCTAGTTAGAAACTGTCTTACAATTTCCAGTCTAAATTTATTCACATCTAACACAGATCCAGTTATTCTTACGCCAGTATTGTCCTTAGAATAGttctttcttgtgtttactCCTCCTGATATAATTATAGAGAGCAGTCATATCCCCTCCACACCACTGCAAGCTCCACCAAGCCTGGCTCTTCTGGTTCCATCCTCCTTTCAGGTGGCAGGAGTGTCTGAGATTGGGAGTTGGGGGGGAAGGCTAAATCACAGCAGCCCAGATTAGCTTCTGTTGCCATGACTCCACACCTTTGGTACAGGCAGTGACTGATATAAGAATTATATTGCATTTTCAATCTTGGACaaaaaaagatatgttttttGAGATAAGAAATGTGGAAAGTCAAATGATAAGGAACATTCTATATGTAATTTAAACTGTCTtatggaaggaggaaaaaaaggtgcaattcaggtaaaataaataaatcagtgctGACCATCCAGCTTAAAAGTGACTTTATACATGTTAGTTAAATTGGAGATACTTATTAAATTTGTGGTACTTAAAATTTGTAAATAATGTAATTATATGAAACGCTACACTAGAAACCTAGCAAGACAATTTTGCCAGGTCTGTGAGAGTGCAACTTCTCTACACTAATATCCTTGGGATTTTAATCTTTGTATATGAGCTTTAATACCTACTGAAGGCCACAATCTAATTTTACCTTTGAGGCGCAAATATTGAACCTGCTACTTAAGTtatgaagtaatattttttgGCCTGGGAAAATACAATAGCCAATGTTACAAAGGATCTTCATAACTGCTCCATGGGATCTTTTGCAGCTTCTTAGTGTAGCCTCTACTTCCTCTGCCTGATATAACGGTAAAGGCACAAAGATGCACATTATTGAGCCAGGGCTGAGCTGTGATTTGTGCAAGGAAATCTCCTTGGAGCAAGCAGTGTGTCCTTGTAGCTGTCTGAAATTGAGAGTATGCAGAActtctgcaaaggaaagaaggagCCAGACTTTGCCTTTCATGAATTCTTATTTATCGTCTTGCTTCCTTGTCTGTTCCAAAATCAGAGCTCGTGTAAGGTGCTGCCCATCTGTTAATGTCTTAGGACTTGGGTCAAAACATTCAACAGCAGTGCTGCGTTATCTCCTTCATTTTGTTGAGTGTGAAGTGGATAGGGGAAactgataaaactgaaaaatgaaaaaaatcaagtttacCCTGCAACAGCACAGTTTTGCTGGCATTATTGCCTAAGAAATTCATATCAGTTTAAAGAGGAATAACTTGATTTGCTTGCCATAAATGGAAACAAGTAATTGTCTAATGGATCACTGTAGGACATATTTTATTAcggaaatattttttaaaaaactctgattctatttttttaaagttggccaagttttttaattaaagtcaaCAGTAACAGCAAACACATACTCACCTGTAACTcatgagaaaatattaatgcaCTATGAACTGAAGTCTTAAGGTACATGAGATTTGCAGCTCATTGCAAATTTTCTCTAAAGTTTGAGGAAAAACATTATTAATCTCCTAACAGATAATATTCACAGAATGTTTTCTACTGCACTGTTatatacttgtttttatttaaatagacCCCTGTGTATGTACTAAAATCAATTAAGAAGATTAATCTTAACAAATACATTGTTGCATTTAAACTTTGTGTTATTGAACTGATGGATGAGAGATATTAATTATAACTTGTATTTGTACCATGACTAAACATACAAGTAAAATTCATCAGTTATGTACTATGCAACTAtgtgattgtttttctttgtcaaCTAAGATTCTTCCTgactatttgtttttatttttctgacttgGCTATGTGGGGGGTTATCTTTGCAGAACTCTTCTGAAGAGCCAGCTGTACAACTGATAACACTGCATGAAATTTTAGAGGTAAGATGGTTTTGTTATACAGAGATTTGGAGGATCTTGTAATACTCGGATCTGATCACAATATATTAATAAGAGTATGTGATATACAATTAACATAGTTAAATGAAAAGCAGACTGTTCAGGAATGTTACATCATATTTTATATTGATTTCTATCAAacaaaaatccattatttttacAAGAACTTTGGCAATAGTTTAGCTAACTAACTTTCAGATTGAGTTGCCGGGTGATTATCTCTTATTTCATAAATGATCTTTAAACTCTGAATTTTATATTGgttatttacacacacacacacacacacatacacacacacacaaagtgtTATGAGCCTTAGTGGCTCATAGTAGGAGAAACAAATGCTGTggtttaaaaaaggaaaaaaaaagaacagcaaatctGTTCCATTTCAGGCTATATTTTGTACTGTTTCAGtacaagtatttctgaaatataacaTAATAATGGTTATAGGAGGCCCAATTCATGTGCATTCTCTTCAGTTGACaaggttattttgttttatatggagaagattttttttaaaaatccaattaatgtatttctaaagGATTTTATAATGATTCCAAGATGGATTAgtgagtatttttaatttcattacaaATTATGATTTTGAATTGCATAGCATAATTCTGAGggagctgtaaaaaaaaaaaacaaaacaaaaaaaagaaaaaaaacaaagaaagaaacttttgaGTAGCAGTGGTTTCCTTCTTGTCCTAAATAtagtatttgaaattaaattccccttcctcctctaTCCCTGTCCTTCAGATAGCTATAAGGATCTATGTATAAGACCTCCTtgaaaaccacttttttttttttcctggaggaaACTTGATGAATAACAACATTCTGGTGTTAAGATGCTAAGATCCGGTCACAATGACATTGTTGTGCTTTAGTTTAAAGTCCAGACAGTGAATCTGTACTTACATCATCAAATTCATTTTACATGCCTCAAGTATCTCAGCATGCCTATTAATGCCAAATTAGgcagagctggaaaacaaatcagaatttaaaatagcCATGTTCcctatggaaataaaattttaaagctcTCAATACATTAGAAGTACccttcatatttttctgataaTATTGATCTCCTCCAAAATGCTGATTTCCATTTGGAAGAACAAACTAGTCCCAGAAATTCAGACTTATTTTTAACTATCTTGGCCTAAACTATGAATGTCCCTTATctttgttttatgttgtttttcttttttcttttcttttttttttggttgaacAACTTGGTTTGAGTTTCAAGTGCCTGTtaaatttcaaaactgtgttCTTAGATATAGATAATAGTTTCTTAAAGAGACAAATGCAATCTCATCTTTATattacaaatacaaatttagGGTTTGCTGTTATTGAATTCATAGCCAAAATTACAACCAGTGGGTGTGTTCCTTCCTAACCATGCCTCCTTAATAAAGGtgtacattttaataaatacactTTGACCACCTGGATGtatacatttatattatttagGGATACTGATAGCTCCTTCGTTAAATTTGTGTAAGATACTACAACAAtgaataaatttctttttcatgcaaacctcagaatttttattatgcttttaTTCCAGTAatgagctgtattttttttacaaatgcagtaattcttttccttttaatagtTTGAAGATTTTTCCTATCAGACTGAGAatttagagaaataatttaagatttGGAACAATGTATAtaatagaaatgtatttaaataggTGCTAGTTGTAAAGGCTATTTTGGAATATAGATGTCGAAAAACATCTGAGCAACAAGTGATCTAAAGTAAGGTATTGGAGTAAATATTAAGAACTAGGGCAAATGAAtatcaaagaaataaactgGAACAATTCTTTGGAAtgctctgaaatgcagcagaaggGCAGCCTTTTCTGAGCATAGAAATGGatgaaaaagcagtaaatttGGTTATAAGcattttgatgtgtttttcctTAGCAATAAGAAGGTAGGCAGAATATTTTGTACATGCTAAAATTTGGAGAGCTAGAACATTTAGAAGCTCTGAGTAGAAAGATTTAGTGTCCAAGAGGAGTAGAGAGAGCATCACGGATGGGTAATATTTCATCATGTGTAGATGtctgcagtatttattttgaacaATATTATGAGGGCATAGATATGGTCtctaagaacagaaaaacaagactgatgtttgcttttaattccGTTAACTGTATTTActtcagaaaggaaggagaggcaaggagGTAGTAAGAGGAGAGGAACTGGTGTAGGGTGGTAGTCATGCGAGAACAGGAAGTGATACATGCTTACCACTTAGGaggcaagcaaaaaaaatgtgaccTTGTAAAATACGACAATGATGTTCAAATTCTCATAGGGATACATTTTTAGCACTAGCTATAGTAAGACAATGcggaaaaaataattttttccagtCTAAGACAACACAGGGTTATTATTGATGAGGAAAATAGTTAAAAACATGAGATGGGCATTTTTCTCtgataaaatctgaaatattgaGATTATTTGTTGGCAGTAAGTCATTATGGGTTTGAGGTAAGTGATTTCCAAATATTTAGCTAGTTAgctttccctcttttttaatgcttgtgACCCTATATTAACAAACACTAAATATTGTTAGAATTTACTGTTTTCATGTCCAGATTATTTAGGTATTTACCCTGTTATGCTATTAAAATCCATTTAGAACTTTTGATAGGTGTTGAAGAACTTAGTCTGAATAAAAGAAttctaattttgatttttacttcagaaaataaatagagaagTTAATTGAAAGTTCTTAATTTTACTTCTACCTTGAACAGATCTTGCATTTCTCCTGTAGTCTTGTATTTCTTAGTTAGGCCATCTAAACCATGCTTATTACAATCCTGTCTACAAGTTTAAAGGAGATCAAATAGAGCTGTTCTGTTCACATTCTAAACTTCATGCTTTTGGTCTTCCAGATTCTTATAAACAAATTAATGAGTACACCGTATGAACCCTATTTAACAATCAGTGACTCGTTTTGGCCACCTTATATTGAGCTGCTGCTGCGATATGGAATTGCACTGAGACATCCAGAAGATCCAAACAGGATACGCTTAGAAGCCTTTCACCAGTAGAGAAAACTTCGTTtacctgaaaacaaaacaacagtaCTCTTACTTGCTAGGAAGATGTCCTTCTGTTTCATTGTCATATCAGCAACCTCTTCCTGTTGGatagtgtgtgtgtttgttttaataaaacgTGCATTTGGCAAGAGTGTGAAATATCAAAAAGACAATTTTCAACTTCAATTGCTCATAgctataattatttttcagttttattgcaAGTGATGccaaaatttgcattttgctttttttcagctacTTTAAATAAGATGCAAATTGAGATAATAGACAAAGTAAAGAAGTCTAACAGTCCT is a window of Rhea pennata isolate bPtePen1 chromosome Z, bPtePen1.pri, whole genome shotgun sequence DNA encoding:
- the CENPK gene encoding centromere protein K, translated to MAEKLPEQMSDSQILPPENIKESVCPVDAKEELLDECESIWRQLEECQSKLTLLGTETLPESDAKLSLLVMRMKALTAEYNQWQRRSPEVISTNPDVLVALGKEELQKVKNDLEMVLSTVQSKNKKLREDLKREQQWHEEQQQIVDALNGIEEEMKNQVVQFSEKRTFQELKNKMLKLRTYKEELLNALGEFLEEHFPLPEEDGSAKKKKKNSSEEPAVQLITLHEILEILINKLMSTPYEPYLTISDSFWPPYIELLLRYGIALRHPEDPNRIRLEAFHQ